From Thermoleophilia bacterium, a single genomic window includes:
- a CDS encoding metal-sulfur cluster assembly factor has protein sequence MVDQDAVREAMKQVDDPELGINVVDLGLLYEVSVDDVTGAVRLNMTLTSMGCPLTEQIIADVRKFVEPLDGVTSVDITWVWDPPWGPDKMTDDGRLMMKVMGYG, from the coding sequence ATGGTCGATCAGGACGCCGTACGCGAGGCGATGAAGCAAGTGGACGACCCCGAGCTCGGCATCAACGTGGTGGATCTCGGGCTGCTGTACGAGGTGAGCGTGGACGACGTCACCGGTGCGGTGCGTTTGAACATGACGCTCACGTCCATGGGATGCCCCCTGACCGAGCAGATCATCGCCGACGTGCGGAAGTTCGTGGAGCCACTCGACGGCGTGACAAGCGTGGACATCACGTGGGTGTGGGACCCTCCCTGGGGCCCCGACAAGATGACCGACGACGGCCGCCTAATGATGAAGGTCATGGGCTATGGCTGA
- a CDS encoding SUF system NifU family Fe-S cluster assembly protein, with protein MGELDNLYQQLILDHYRNRRGRGRIENPSASVHEHNPVCGDECYLDILVQDDVIVDIRSDGDGCSISQAAASMLTDAARGRGLDDALDLVEHFRLMMHGDVTPDEDVLGDAIALEGVAKYPVRIKCALLSWIALRDAIAGYRETTAQGG; from the coding sequence ATGGGGGAACTCGACAACCTCTACCAGCAGCTCATCCTCGATCACTACCGCAACCGACGTGGACGGGGCCGGATCGAGAACCCATCCGCGTCGGTGCACGAGCACAACCCGGTGTGCGGCGACGAGTGCTACCTCGACATCCTCGTGCAGGACGACGTCATCGTCGATATTCGGTCGGACGGCGATGGCTGCTCCATCTCCCAGGCCGCGGCGTCGATGCTCACCGACGCGGCCCGCGGTCGGGGTCTCGACGACGCCCTCGACTTGGTGGAGCACTTCCGGCTCATGATGCACGGTGACGTAACGCCCGATGAGGACGTGCTCGGGGACGCCATCGCGCTCGAGGGCGTGGCCAAGTACCCCGTCCGCATAAAATGTGCCCTACTGTCGTGGATCGCACTGCGCGACGCCATCGCCGGGTACCGTGAAACGACTGCCCAGGGAGGCTGA
- the sufS gene encoding SufS family cysteine desulfurase: MALDAAALRAEFPLLATDRPNGRRVHYLDSAATSQKPQCVLDAMDAYYRETNANVHRGVYEMAAEATRRFEAGRTAAARLVNHPREGLVLTKNATEAINLVAWAWGVRTLVEGDEIVITEMEHHSNIVPWQIVATLTGACVRFVPVTPGGEIDMDALRGLIGGRTRMVGVVHVSNVLGTINPVEEIVAMAHEAGALTMVDATQSVPHMPVDAAAIGSDFLVFTGHKMCGPTGIGCLAGAPSVLGAMEPFLGGGEMISNVTTEGSTWAEIPLRFEAGTPPIAESVGLGAAVEFLESVGMDWIRDHERATVDLMLAALGEVPGLTILGPTVPDRRGAPVSFILDGVHPHDVAQFLDSKGICVRAGHHCAKPLMRALGTQSTTRASAYLYTTDDDVLALRDALIECRTWFGRA, translated from the coding sequence ATGGCGCTCGACGCCGCCGCGCTTCGCGCGGAGTTCCCCCTCCTCGCCACCGATCGGCCCAACGGCCGCCGGGTGCACTACCTCGATTCCGCGGCCACGTCGCAAAAACCGCAGTGCGTCCTTGATGCCATGGACGCCTACTACCGGGAAACGAACGCCAACGTGCACCGGGGCGTGTACGAGATGGCGGCCGAGGCCACGCGTCGGTTCGAGGCCGGACGCACGGCGGCGGCCCGCTTGGTCAACCACCCCCGTGAGGGCCTGGTGCTCACAAAAAACGCCACCGAGGCCATCAACCTCGTGGCGTGGGCCTGGGGAGTGCGCACCCTCGTGGAGGGTGACGAAATCGTCATCACCGAAATGGAACACCACTCCAACATCGTGCCCTGGCAGATCGTTGCCACCCTCACCGGCGCGTGCGTGCGGTTCGTACCCGTCACTCCGGGCGGCGAGATCGACATGGACGCCCTGCGCGGCCTCATCGGCGGGCGCACCCGCATGGTGGGCGTGGTGCACGTGTCGAACGTGCTCGGCACCATCAACCCGGTTGAGGAAATCGTGGCGATGGCGCACGAGGCCGGGGCGCTGACCATGGTGGACGCCACCCAGAGCGTGCCCCACATGCCGGTGGACGCGGCGGCGATCGGGAGCGACTTCCTCGTGTTTACCGGGCACAAGATGTGCGGCCCCACGGGCATCGGGTGCCTTGCGGGCGCGCCGTCCGTGCTGGGGGCGATGGAGCCCTTTCTCGGCGGTGGCGAGATGATCTCGAATGTCACCACGGAGGGATCCACGTGGGCGGAGATCCCGCTCCGGTTCGAGGCCGGCACGCCCCCCATTGCCGAGTCGGTGGGCCTCGGCGCCGCCGTGGAGTTCCTGGAGTCGGTGGGAATGGATTGGATCCGCGACCACGAGCGCGCTACCGTCGACCTCATGCTCGCGGCCCTCGGCGAGGTGCCCGGCCTCACCATTCTCGGTCCCACCGTCCCTGACCGCCGCGGAGCGCCCGTGAGCTTCATCCTCGATGGCGTACACCCGCACGACGTCGCCCAGTTCCTCGACAGCAAGGGTATCTGCGTGCGGGCCGGCCACCACTGCGCCAAACCGCTGATGCGGGCGCTTGGGACCCAGAGCACCACGCGAGCCAGCGCCTACCTCTACACCACCGACGATGACGTACTCGCACTCCGCGACGCCCTCATCGAGTGCCGCACCTGGTTTGGGCGGGCCTGA
- the sufC gene encoding Fe-S cluster assembly ATPase SufC has product MADPILQIRGLEVAVDDTPILKGVNLEIPQGEVHALMGPNGSGKSTLAYALAGHPRYEITGGSVIFDGEDLAAMDADERAKKGLFLAMQYPVEVPGVSVMNFLRTAVNAARGVDMPVREFAKLFREKSELLQFDPSFADRYLNTGFSGGEKKRHEILQMALLEPRFAILDETDSGLDVDALRIVSEGVNAQRGPDLGVLIITHYTRILRYIQPDVVHVMFAGEIAQTGGPELAEHLEEKGYVEFGSHEQAAAPK; this is encoded by the coding sequence TTGGCTGACCCTATCCTCCAGATTCGCGGCCTCGAGGTCGCCGTTGACGACACGCCCATCCTCAAGGGTGTCAACCTCGAGATCCCGCAGGGCGAGGTGCACGCGCTGATGGGACCCAACGGCTCGGGCAAGAGCACGCTCGCCTACGCCTTGGCCGGACACCCGCGCTACGAGATCACCGGCGGCTCCGTGATCTTCGACGGCGAGGACCTTGCCGCGATGGATGCCGACGAGCGCGCCAAGAAGGGACTGTTCCTCGCCATGCAGTACCCGGTCGAGGTGCCCGGGGTCTCGGTGATGAACTTCCTGCGCACAGCCGTCAACGCGGCGCGCGGGGTGGACATGCCTGTACGCGAGTTCGCCAAACTGTTCCGGGAGAAGAGTGAACTCCTGCAGTTCGACCCCTCGTTCGCCGATCGGTACCTCAACACGGGCTTCTCCGGCGGCGAGAAAAAGCGCCACGAGATCCTGCAGATGGCGCTCCTCGAGCCCCGCTTCGCGATCCTCGATGAGACCGACTCCGGACTCGATGTGGACGCGCTCCGCATCGTGTCCGAGGGCGTCAACGCCCAGCGCGGACCCGACCTCGGCGTGCTCATCATCACGCACTACACCCGCATCCTGCGCTACATCCAGCCGGACGTCGTTCACGTGATGTTCGCCGGCGAGATCGCCCAGACCGGTGGCCCGGAGTTGGCGGAGCACCTCGAGGAGAAGGGTTACGTGGAGTTCGGGTCGCACGAGCAAGCCGCAGCCCCCAAATAG
- a CDS encoding non-heme iron oxygenase ferredoxin subunit, with protein MSVIDVMSLSDVPPGTITRVDVAGHPICLANVNGTLHAVHDTCTHGMASLSAGWLDPEMNRVECPRHGAYFRLSDGAALTPPATASLPVFPVTVRDGRVFIDPVPTLPRPFDTP; from the coding sequence ATGAGCGTGATCGACGTCATGTCGCTGAGCGACGTTCCCCCGGGCACGATAACCCGGGTGGACGTTGCGGGCCACCCCATCTGCCTCGCCAACGTCAACGGCACGCTCCACGCCGTGCACGACACCTGCACGCACGGCATGGCGTCGCTCAGCGCCGGTTGGCTCGATCCGGAGATGAACCGGGTGGAGTGTCCGCGCCACGGCGCCTACTTCCGCCTGTCCGACGGCGCTGCGCTCACCCCGCCCGCCACTGCGTCGCTGCCGGTTTTCCCGGTGACCGTGCGCGACGGCCGCGTCTTCATCGACCCGGTGCCCACCCTGCCCCGCCCATTCGACACCCCATAA
- the sufD gene encoding Fe-S cluster assembly protein SufD — MADAPAWATDARSEAAARLGAMAELDGTEEEWRFTPPVDLAMAGPDPVGASATGTVDLPPTGGRAARLAFVDGAPAPADIHDLPDGVIVAELGQALVDHEDLVRDYLYSLAGFDDRPCALNAARWDAGTFVYVPRGVEVELPVEAVFTATGTTGRVFGRTLVMVAEGAKATVIDRYASPDMDAPVQASSVVELFVADGGELEHVSYIGWGSGLRHHATIRAAAGKDARVRSVVVTLGGDVVRVEPTMYCRGTGSDARALGMYFATGDQHFEHRVISRHEAPQTYSNLLYKGAIQDTAHTVFFGNLVVPPGAPGTDAYQTNRNLILSDGARADTIPFLEIETAEVKCSHAGAIGRVDDEQVFYLMSRGVPELEAKHLIVYGFFQEVLDQISFEELREELEAAVRAKVR, encoded by the coding sequence TTGGCTGACGCCCCCGCGTGGGCTACGGACGCTAGGTCCGAGGCCGCCGCTCGCTTGGGTGCCATGGCCGAACTGGACGGTACCGAAGAGGAGTGGCGATTCACCCCTCCGGTGGATCTTGCGATGGCGGGTCCCGATCCGGTCGGCGCCAGTGCGACCGGGACGGTCGACCTGCCGCCGACCGGGGGACGGGCTGCGCGCTTGGCCTTCGTCGACGGTGCACCGGCACCGGCGGACATCCACGACCTTCCGGATGGCGTGATCGTCGCCGAGTTGGGCCAGGCCCTCGTGGACCACGAGGACCTCGTACGTGACTACCTGTACTCCCTCGCTGGCTTCGATGATCGCCCCTGTGCTCTCAACGCGGCCCGTTGGGACGCGGGTACCTTCGTGTACGTCCCCCGGGGCGTGGAGGTGGAGTTGCCCGTCGAGGCGGTCTTCACTGCAACCGGGACTACCGGACGTGTGTTCGGCCGCACCCTGGTGATGGTGGCGGAGGGCGCGAAGGCAACGGTCATCGACCGCTACGCCTCTCCCGACATGGACGCACCGGTCCAGGCCTCGTCGGTCGTTGAGCTGTTCGTGGCGGACGGCGGTGAACTCGAACACGTGTCGTACATCGGCTGGGGTTCGGGACTGCGCCACCACGCCACGATCCGTGCCGCGGCCGGCAAGGACGCTCGGGTGCGATCGGTGGTCGTGACCCTCGGCGGCGATGTGGTGCGCGTGGAGCCCACCATGTACTGCCGGGGCACCGGCTCGGATGCCCGTGCTCTCGGCATGTACTTCGCCACGGGTGACCAGCACTTTGAGCACCGTGTGATCTCCCGCCACGAGGCGCCGCAGACGTACTCCAACCTGCTCTACAAGGGTGCCATTCAAGACACGGCACACACCGTGTTCTTCGGCAACCTCGTGGTGCCCCCCGGCGCACCGGGTACCGACGCGTACCAGACCAACCGCAATCTGATCCTCAGCGACGGTGCCCGTGCCGACACCATCCCGTTCCTCGAGATCGAGACGGCCGAGGTCAAGTGCTCGCACGCCGGGGCCATCGGTCGCGTAGATGACGAGCAGGTCTTTTACCTCATGAGCCGCGGCGTCCCCGAACTCGAGGCGAAGCACCTCATCGTGTACGGCTTCTTCCAAGAGGTCCTCGACCAGATCTCGTTCGAGGAGTTGCGTGAGGAACTCGAGGCCGCCGTCCGCGCCAAGGTGCGATGA